Proteins from a genomic interval of Macrobrachium nipponense isolate FS-2020 chromosome 33, ASM1510439v2, whole genome shotgun sequence:
- the LOC135202695 gene encoding uncharacterized protein LOC135202695, with protein MVIAQELDSLEGGLNVRQSIHGHVAHLQLFSKALDPSYLKMYVNCKTPFVDVKPLLSFQNMSSFLVRGSTEISEIPLPDICKKEKETLVMLPEKRIFRTARDTCWRMKSDLAVPHTHAENTEMYDAVIMFDKQCVDAYGSLYWVGGYGKLDTGKWYRFSDDKEITYTNFAPGYENVQEDKKCLTVGGEVFPYVWFATNCEYLTCPLCNFTNLASFTVRGLCKDTLLDRQMTISGYKNKKPLFDGMFYTSIYWNNASMSWRLSSRIDEELHGEMEVSMEDEYPVGVKKWNITGDKCKVNPVEVLITACNSTEYTCNDGMCIMKPQRCDMTIDCPDKSDELDCNIIMIPVGYSTQLPPPKTGEEPLAIRFFIGITSVREINILGFRMALDVIFEQRWIDRRLRMKNLRTNTKANKVQDPESVWQPTLQIGDGSRSLADLNPRSRTLMVEREGDPIPDDETRVHEDEIYLGSDNTMYLFEVHTIGFTCQFQLQRYPFDKQLCSLTFRLIDVSADFVVLTQDSTGVDFLGQKRLLEYEITSVTMTFINNTDFIDIGQKVDLELRNLYGYYISNTYIPTTLLVIICYLTLFFDLDDFTDRVMISLTALLVLSSLFTQTSQTIPKTAYLKLIDLWFVVLIVFVFLIVLVLVIIENFRLRRNLVKEGTRIFVSSVRPEENGGASNGLKSSRTPSGGWNVTDPSRDPVVWNFWSQAVMPVFFGVFIVPYSIVCYAGL; from the exons ATGGTTATAGCCCAGGAACTGGACTCCCTGGAAGGGGGCCTGAACGTGCGCCAGTCCATCCACGGCCACGTCGCCCATCTCCAGCTATTTTCTAAAGCTCTTGACCCTTCCTATCTGAAGATGTACGTGAACTGCAAGACTCCATTCGTTGATGTCAAACCACTGCTTTCCTTCCAAAATATGAGCAGTTTTTTGGTGCGCGGGTCCACCGAAATATCCGAGATCCCTCTGCCGGACATATGtaaaaaggagaaggagactcTGGTTATGTTGCCGGAAAAGAGGATTTTCAGAACTGCCCGAGACACCTGCTGGAGGATGAAGAGCGACCTGGCTGTTCCACACACGCACGCCGAGAACACGGAGATGTACGACGCCGTCATCATGTTCGACAAACAATGCGTTGACGCTTACGGGTCGCTCTACTGGGTGGGCGGGTACGGGAAACTCGACACGGGGAAATGGTACCGCTTCTCTGATGACAAGGAAATCACCTACACCAATTTCGCTCCCGGTTACGAAAACGTGCAGGAGGATAAGAAGTGCTTGACGGTAGGAGGGGAGGTCTTCCCCTACGTCTGGTTTGCTACCAACTGCGAGTACCTGACGTGTCCTCTATGCAATTTCACGAACCTGGCTTCATTCACCGTCAGGGGACTCTGCAAGGACACTCTCCTCGACAGACAAATGACTATATCAGGCTACAAGAACAAAAAGCCTCTCTTCGATGGGATGTTCTACACCAGCATCTACTGGAACAACGCTTCCATGTCCTGGAGGCTTAGCAGTCGCATTGACGAGGAACTTCATGGTGAAATGGAAGTCAGTATGGAAGACGAATACCCAGTTGGGGTCAAGAAGTGGAACATTACTGGAGACAAATGTAAAGTGAACCCG GTGGAAGTGTTAATAACGGCATGTAACTCCACTGAATACACCTGCAACGACGGCATGTGCATAATGAAACCGCAAAGGTGCGACATGACCATAGACTGCCCAGACAAGAGTGACGAGCTGGACTGCAACATCATCATGATCCCTGTGGGCTACTCCACACAGCTGCCTCCACCCAAAACTGGGGAAGAGCCTCTGGCCATCAGATTCTTCATAGGCATCACCTCTGTGAGGGAGATTAATATATTGGGCTTCAGAATGGCCCTTGACGTGATATTCGAGCAGCGTTGGATTGACCGGAGGCTCCGAATGAAGAACCTCCGGACGAACACCAAGGCTAACAAGGTGCAGGACCCCGAGAGCGTCTGGCAGCCCACCTTGCAGATTGGCGACGGCTCCAGAAGTTTGGCTGACCTCAACCCGAGGTCAAGAACTTTAATGGTCGAGAGGGAGGGTGATCCCATACCAGACGACGAGACGAGAGTTCACGAAG ACGAAATCTACCTTGGCTCAGACAACACAATGTACTTGTTCGAGGTGCACACTATCGGCTTCACGTGTCAGTTTCAGCTGCAGAGGTATCCCTTCGACAAACAGCTGTGTTCTCTAACCTTCAGGTTAATTGATGTATCTGCAGATTTCGTGGTGCTGACGCAG gatAGCACAGGGGTAGATTTCCTTGGACAGAAAAGGCTCCTGGAATACGAAATCACATCAGTCACGATGACGTTCATCAACAACACAGATTTTATAGATATAGGACAGAAG GTGGATTTAGAACTAAGGAACCTGTACGGGTACTACATCAGCAACACGTACATCCCCACAACACTGCTGGTCATCATTTGCTATCTCACCCTCTTCTTCGATCTCGACGACTTTACG GACCGTGTCATGATCTCCCTGACGGCGCTGTTGGTGCTGTCCTCCCTCTTCACCCAGACCAGCCAGACCATCCCCAAGACGGCCTACCTGAAACTCATCGACCTGTGGTTCGTGGTCTTAATCGTCTTCGTCTTCCTGATCGTCCTGGTCCTCGTCATCATCGAGAACTTCCGTCTGAGGAGGAACCTGGTGAAGGAGGGCACGAGGATCTTCGTGTCCTCGGTGAGGCCCGAGGAAAACGGAGGCGCGTCTAATGGGTTAAAGTCTTCCAGGACGCCCTCCGGCGGCTGGAACGTGACCGATCCTTCCAGGGACCCAGTCGTGTGGAACTTTTGGTCGCAGGCTGTGATGCCCGTTTTCTTCGGTGTGTTTATCGTGCCCTACTCTATCGTGTGCTATGCCGGGCTGTAG
- the LOC135202911 gene encoding uncharacterized protein LOC135202911, whose translation MDQFLYAFAAILVTVLLSGNTVDCQNVTRVLFQADEKATDESMLDISINAIPELTELTVCFHLFMLHSAPYNPIVSYFSEYDNEIVIGLKWTGQFIEFECCQARVKFIVNVPVRIRSWHHVCFSVNLKIRRYYLAYDDIVSA comes from the exons ATGGACCAATTCCTATATGCGTTCGCTGCAATATTAGTTACTGTGCTCCTTTCTGGCAACACTGTTG ACTGCCAAAATGTTACCAGGGTGCTTTTCCAAGCGGACGAAAAGGCGACGGACGAATCTATGCTTGACATAAGCATCAACGCCATACCGGAATTGACAGAG CTGACAGTATGTTTCCACCTGTTCATGCTACATTCTGCCCCTTATAACCCGATCGTCAGTTATTTTTCCGAGTACGACAACGAAATTGTTATAG GTCTCAAGTGGACTGGCCAGTTCATCGAATTCGAGTGTTGCCAAGCGCGTGTCAAGTTTATCGTAAACGTCCCCGTCAGAATTCGATCGTGGCATCACGTCTGCTTCTCGGTCAACCTCAAAATTCGCCGCTATTACTTGGCTTACGATGATATTGTGAGTGCCTAA